One window from the genome of bacterium encodes:
- a CDS encoding Zn-ribbon domain-containing OB-fold protein, with amino-acid sequence MISPRYHREIPQRYRLEAGKCTKCGEVHFPPRKICRKCFAETFETVRLPRRGKVLTHTTIWIPPAAFEEQKPYVVAVVELAGGVRLTCMVAEAPPDEVRIGTEVEIVFRRLQSAPAWEVLQYGYKARVIPA; translated from the coding sequence ATGATCAGTCCGCGCTATCATCGAGAAATCCCGCAGCGCTACCGACTCGAGGCCGGCAAGTGCACGAAGTGCGGCGAGGTGCATTTCCCGCCCCGCAAGATCTGCCGCAAGTGCTTTGCCGAGACGTTCGAGACCGTGCGGCTGCCGCGACGGGGCAAGGTGCTCACGCACACGACAATCTGGATCCCGCCGGCGGCCTTCGAGGAGCAGAAGCCCTACGTGGTCGCCGTGGTCGAGCTCGCCGGCGGCGTGCGGTTGACCTGCATGGTGGCCGAGGCGCCTCCCGACGAGGTGAGGATCGGCACCGAGGTGGAGATCGTCTTCAGGCGCCTGCAGTCGGCGCCCGCCTGGGAGGTGCTGCAGTACGGCTACAAGGCACGGGTGATACCGGCCTAG